Proteins encoded within one genomic window of Aquarana catesbeiana isolate 2022-GZ linkage group LG03, ASM4218655v1, whole genome shotgun sequence:
- the LOC141133799 gene encoding E3 ubiquitin-protein ligase TRIM39-like — protein sequence MSPLPHPHFSPVSETFSFISLLLSAMASGDLRAELEYSVCLNIYTDPVTLKCGHNFCRVCIDHVLDTQEGSGGYSCPECREKFPDRPALQKNMKLRNIAETFLSAQPDREESGVFCTHCVDSPVPAVRSCLLCEAYLCDKHLRVHKKSPEHILCDPTLSMENRKCSVHKKILEYYCTEDETCICVSCSLAGEHRGHQVETLDEASEKKKETLRNVLQKLLTKREEMEERVQSLQEHRRKVEEEAAGDTERVTDLFRDLGRRLEDLEKRVLRDISGRAERISISIRDLEIKKEELSRKIRHIEELCNMTDPLTVLQESDTGDLCDTEDGDDEDRERHEELLHDGGGLDVAGVLHTGLSDIITEVNVYYIQGAADILLDGNTANKYLQISDDRKTVSGSDRNQNLPETPERFQYHSQVMSSQSFSSGRHYWEVDVGGSDDWIVGMCYPSIERRGREALIGDNKKSWGLDREGDKYSVIHDSEGILLPTNPFSDRVRIYLDYEAGRISFYDLCDPIRHLHTFTTTFTEPLHAGIGVWGGCIEICGGRGEM from the coding sequence atgtcacccctcccccatccacatTTCTCTCCGGTGTCAGAGACTTTCAGTTTCATttctcttctgctgtcagcgatggcgtctggtgatctgagagctgagctggaatattccgtctgtctgaacatttataccgatcctgtaaccctgaaatgtggtcacaacttctgccgggtctgtattgatcatgtgctggatacacaggaggggtctggaggatattcctgtcctgaatgtagagagaagtttccggatcggcctgcactgcagaaGAACATGAAACTACGTAACATAGCAGAgactttcctgtctgctcagccagatcgggaggagtctggggtcttctgtactcactgtgtggactctcctgtacctgctgttagatcctgtctgctctgtgaggcctatctgtgtgataaacacctgagagtccacaaaaagtccccagaacacatcttatgtgaccccaccttgtccatggagaacaggaaatgctccgtccataagaagattctggagtattactgcactgaggatgagacctgtatctgtgtgtcctgcagtttggctggagaacatcggggacaccaggtggagacactggatgaggcttctgagaagaagaaggagacactgaggaatgttctgcagaaacttctgacaaagagagaggagatggaggaaagagtccagagtctgcaggaacacaggaggaaagtagaagaagaagcagctggtgaTACCGAGAGAGTCACTGACCTGTTTAGAGATCTcgggagacgtctggaagacctggagaagagagtcctgagggacatctccgggagggcagagcggatctccatctccatccgggatctggaaataaagaaggaggagctgtccaggaagatacgtcacattgaggagctgtgtaacatgacggatccactgactgtcttacaggaatcagacacaggtgacttgtgtgatactgaggatggagatgatgaggacagagagagacatgaggaactcctccatgatggagggggtctggatgtggcgggggtcttacacacaggtttatctgatataataacagaggtaaatgtatactatatacagggagctgcagacatattactggatggaaaCACAGCTAATAAATatctacagatatcagatgacaggaaaactgtatccggGTCAGATAGGAACCAGAATcttccagaaacaccagagagatttcagtatcattctcaggtgatgagcagtcagagtttctcctcagggagacattactgggaagtggatgtcggggggtcAGATGACTggatagtcgggatgtgttaccccagtatagagaggagagggagggaggcatTGATTGGAgataataagaagtcctggggatTGGACAGGGAAGGTGATAAGTATTCTGTGATACATGACAGTGAAGGGATCCTCTTACCCACCAATCCCTTCAGTgacagagtcaggatatatctggattatgaggccgggcggatctccttttatgatctgtgtgacccgatccgacatcttcacaccttcaccaccaccttcactgagcccctccatgctgggatagGTGTATGGGGAGGTTGTATAGagatatgtggggggaggggggagatgtga
- the LOC141133798 gene encoding E3 ubiquitin-protein ligase TRIM39-like → MSPLPHPHSSPVSETFSFISPPLSAMASGDLRAELKCSVCLNIYTDPAMLRCGHNFCRVCIDRVLDTQEGSGDFFCPVCRKRFRSRPELHRNITLRNIAETFLSAHPDREESGVFCTYCGDSTVPAVRSCLHCEVSLCDKHLRVHKKSPEHILCDPTLSMESRKCSIHKEVLKYFCTKDNACICVSCSLAGEHRGHQVETLDEASEKKKETLRNVLQKLLTKREETEEKVQSLQEHRRKVEEEAAGDTERVPVLFRELRRRLENLEKRILRNISRRAERISISIRDLEIKKEELSRKIRHIEELCNMTDPLTVLQESDTGDLCDTEDGDNEDRERHEELLHEGGGLDVAGVLHAGLSGIITEVYVYYIQGAADILLDGNTANNNLQISEDRKTVSKSDRNQNHPETPERFQDCSFQVLSSQSFSSGRHYWEVDVGGSDIWRVGMCYPSIERRGGESVIGNNKKSWVLDKDEDDDEYSVAHDSKWSLLPTSPSSTRVRIYLDYEAGRISFYDLCDPIRHIHTFTTTFTEPLHAVLGVWRGCIEICGGRREM, encoded by the coding sequence atgtcacccctcccccatccgCATTCCTCTCCGGTGTCAGAGACTTTCAGTTtcatttctcctcccctgtcagcaatggcgtctggtgatctgagagctgagctgaaatgttccgtctgtctgaacatttataccgatcctgcaatgctgagatgtggacataacttctgccgggtctgtattgatcgtgtgctggatacacaggaggggtctggagattTCTTCTGCCCTGTATGCAGAAAAAGGTTCAGGAGTCGTCCTGaactgcacaggaacataacactacgtaacatagcagagactttcctgtctgctcacccagatcgggaggagtccggggtcttctgtacttactgtgggGACTCtactgtacctgctgttagatcctgtctacactgtgaggtttctctgtgtgataaacacctgagagtccacaaaaagtccccagaacacatcttatgtgaccccaccttgtccatggagagcaggaaatgctccatccataagGAAGTTTTGAAGTATTTTTGCACCAAAGATAACGCCTGTATCTGCGTGTCCTGTAGTTTGGCtggagaacatcggggacaccaggtggagacactggatgaggcttctgagaagaagaaggagacactgaggaatgttctgcagaaacttctgacaaagagagaggagacggaggaaaaagtccagagtctgcaggaacacaggaggaaagtagaagaagaagcagctggtgaTACCGAgagagtccctgtcttgtttagagaactcaggagacgtctggaaaaCCTGGAAAAGAGAATCCTGAGGAACATCTCCaggagggcagagcggatctccatctccatccgggatctggaaataaagaaggaggagctgtccaggaagatacgtcacattgaggagctgtgtaacatgacggatccactgactgtcttacaggaatcagacacaggtgacttgtgtgatactgaggatggagataatgaggacagagagagacatgaggaactcctccatgaaggagggggtctggatgtggcgggGGTCTTACACGCAGGTTTATCTGGTATAATAACAGAGGTATATGTAtactatatacagggagctgcagacatattactggatggaaaTACAGCTAATAATAATCTACAGATATCAGaagacaggaaaactgtatccaagTCAGATAGGAACCAGAAtcacccagaaacaccagagagatttcaggatTGTTCTTttcaggtgttgagcagtcagagtttctcctcagggaggcattactgggaagtggatgttggGGGATCAGATAtatggagagtcgggatgtgttaccccagtatagagaggagagggggggagtcaGTGATTGGaaataataagaagtcctgggTATTGGACAAGGATGAAGATGACGATGAGTATTCAGTGGCACATGACAGTAAATGGTCCCTCTTACCCACCAGTCCCTCAAGTACCAGAGTCAgaatatatctggattatgaggccgggcggatctccttttatgatctgtgtgacccgatccgacatatccacaccttcaccaccaccttcactgagcccctccatgctgtgttAGGTGTATGGAGAGGTTGTATAGAGATATGTGGGGGGAGGCGGGAGATGTGA